The Gemmatimonadales bacterium DNA window GCCGATCCAGCGCTCCGCAACACCTACGTCTCACTCTCCGCGCACCACGACCACGTCGGGTTCGACCGCTCGCCGGTGGACCACGACTCGCTCCGTGCCCACAACCGGGTGATGCGACCCATGGGCGCTGACTCGCCCGACTCGACGCCTAACGCGGACCAGGCGGCCCGGATCCGCGCCATCCGTGACAGCCTGCGCGCGATCCGTCCGCCGCGGCTCGACTCGATCTACAACGGCGCCGACGACGACGGGTCCGGCACCGTTGCGCTGCTCGAGATCGCCCGTTCGCTCGCCGCGGGGCCGCGCCCCCGGCGCTCGATCCTCTTCGTGTCGCACACCGCCGAGGAGCGCGGGCTGCTCGGCTCGGCGTGGTTCACCGACCATCCCACGGTTCCACGCGATTCCATCGTCGCCGAGATCGACGACGACATGATCGGCCGCGGCGCCGCCGCCGACGTGCCGGGAGAAGGCGGGCCGCAGTACATCGAGGT harbors:
- a CDS encoding M28 family peptidase; translated protein: DPSGLTPGAAGRTVHGEIGIARGPVQYPARNVVAILRGADPALRNTYVSLSAHHDHVGFDRSPVDHDSLRAHNRVMRPMGADSPDSTPNADQAARIRAIRDSLRAIRPPRLDSIYNGADDDGSGTVALLEIARSLAAGPRPRRSILFVSHTAEERGLLGSAWFTDHPTVPRDSIVAEIDDDMIGRGAAADVPGEGGPQYIEVVGARRLSREFGDILEAVNARQPTPFRFNYEYDAPGHPGQYYCRADHYSYARYGIPAVALSRGLHLDYHQVTDEPQYIDYDGFARVANLVRDAALTIANLDHRPVVDGPRADPHAPCRQ